The following coding sequences lie in one Rutidosis leptorrhynchoides isolate AG116_Rl617_1_P2 chromosome 6, CSIRO_AGI_Rlap_v1, whole genome shotgun sequence genomic window:
- the LOC139854428 gene encoding uncharacterized protein: protein MQKYLKLLQESAMRFEHFELEQVPRSQNKKADALSKLTALTFSHFQKQVWVEELPSKSIDNDLMVASVEEEQPNWMEPIMQYIRNKVLPNEKREARLVRERARMYIIQHDILYRKSYCSPMMRCAGPIEAGMIVDEVHNGSYALNSGYKTIAAIIIRMGYFWPSLYRDVAKIVKRCKSCQRHASQNRMPRHDMTLVNCPWPFHKWATDIVGPFPHSTILQNGLRRRRFTLSLEYKCVILFGNISCVDLKFTSVAHPQANGLCEVTNRDIVSRINR, encoded by the exons ATGCAAAAATATTTGAAGTTATTGCAAGAATCGGCTATGCGGTTTGAGCATTTTGAACTTGAACAAGTACCAAGAAgccaaaataagaaagcggatgcgttAAGTAAGTTGACTGCATTAACATTCTCACACTTTCAAAAGCAAGTTTGGGTTGAGGAGTTACCAAGCAAGTCAATTGATAATGATCTAATGGTTGCATCTGTTGAAGAAGAACAACCAAACTGGATGGAACCAATCATGCAGTATATCCGCAATAAAGTTCTGCCGAATGAAAAACGCGAAGCTCGTCTAGTTCGTGAGCGAGCACGAATGTACATCAttcaacatgatattttatatcgtAAGTCATATTGCAGCCCAATGATGCGCTGTGCTGGCCCAATTGAAGCTGGGATGATAGTGGATGAAGTGCACAATGGTTCTTACGCATTGAATTCAGGCTATAAAACCATTGCTGCTATAATTATACGAATGGGCTACTTTTGGCCGTCCTTATATCGCGATGTTGCAAAAATTGTGAAGCGTTGCAAGAGTTGCCAAAGGCATGCATCGCAGAATAGAATGCCAAGGCACGATATGACCCTTGTTAACTGTCCATGGCCATTTCACAAATGGGCTACTGACATTGTGGGACCCTTCCCACATTCGACTATTTTACAAAATGGGTTGAGGCGAAGGCGATTCACACTATCACTGGAGTACAAGTGCGTAATTTTGTTTGGGAATATATCGTGTGTAGATTTG AAATTTACGTCGGTTGCACATCCGCAAGCTAATGGCTTGTGTGAAGTAACTAATCGTGATATTGTAAGCCGAATCAACAggtga